A window of the Canis aureus isolate CA01 chromosome 29, VMU_Caureus_v.1.0, whole genome shotgun sequence genome harbors these coding sequences:
- the MAPK8 gene encoding mitogen-activated protein kinase 8 isoform X1, with protein sequence MSRSKRDSNFYSVEIGDSTFTVLKRYQNLKPIGSGAQGIVCAAYDAILERNVAIKKLSRPFQNQTHAKRAYRELVLMKCVNHKNIIGLLNVFTPQKSLEEFQDVYIVMELMDANLCQVIQMELDHERMSYLLYQMLCGIKHLHSAGIIHRDLKPSNIVVKSDCTLKILDFGLARTAGTSFMMTPYVVTRYYRAPEVILGMGYKENVDIWSVGCIMGEMIKGGVLFPGTDHIDQWNKVIEQLGTPCPEFMKKLQPTVRTYVENRPKYAGYSFEKLFPDVLFPADSEHNKLKASQARDLLSKMLVIDASKRISVDEALQHPYINVWYDPSEAEAPPPKIPDKQLDEREHTIEEWKELIYKEVMDLEERTKNGVIRGQPSPLGAAVINGSQHPSSSSSVNDVSSMSTDPTLASDTDSSLEASAGPLGCCR encoded by the exons TGCAGCTTATGATGCCATTCTTGAAAGAAATGTTGCAATCAAGAAACTAAGCCGGCCATTTCAGAATCAGACTCATGCTAAACGGGCTTACAGAGAGCTAGTTCTTATGAAATGTGTTAATCACAAAAAT ATAATTGGCCTTTTGAATGTTTTCACACCACAGAAATCCCTAGAAGAATTTCAAGATGT TTACATAGTCATGGAGCTCATGGACGCAAATCTTTGCCAAGTGATTCAGATGGAACTAGATCATGAAAGAATGTCCTACCTGCTCTATCAGATGCTGTGTGGAATCAAGCACCTTCACTCTGCTGGAATTATTCATCGG gactTAAAGCCCAGTAATATAGTGGTAAAATCAGACTGCACTTTGAAGATTCTTGACTTTGGACTGGCCAGGACTGCAGGAACTAGTTTTATGATGACACCTTATGTAGTGACTCGCTACTACAGAGCACCTGAGGTCATCCTAGGGATGGGCTACAAAGAAAACG tTGACATTTGGTCAGTTGGGTGCATCATGGGAGAAATGATCAAAGGTGGTGTTTTGTTCCCAGGTACAGATC ATATTGATCAGTGGAATAAAGTTATTGAACAGCTTGGAACACCATGCCCTGAATTCATGAAGAAACTACAGCCAACAGTAAGGACTTATGTTGAAAACAGACCTAAATATGCTGGATATAGCTTTGAGAAACTCTTCCCCGATGTACTTTTCCCAGCTGACTCAGAACACAACAAACTTAAAG CCAGTCAGGCAAGGGATTTGTTATCCAAAATGTTGGTAATTGATGCATCTAAAAGGATCTCTGTAGATGAAGCTCTCCAGCACCCATATATCAATGTCTGGTATGATCCTTCTGAAGCAGAAGCT CCACCACCAAAGATACCTGACAAGCAGTTAGATGAAAGGGAACATACAATAGAAGAGTGGAAAG AGTTGATATACAAAGAAGTTATGGACTTGGAGGAGAGAACCAAGAATGGAGTTATACGGGGGCAGCCCTCTCCTTTAG GTGCAGCAGTGATCAATGGCTCTCAGCATCCATCGTCGTCATCATCTGTCAATGATGTGTCTTCAATGTCAACAGATCCAACTTTGGCCTCAGATACAGACAGCAGTTTAGAAGCATCAGCTGGACCTCTGGGCTGCTGTAGATGA
- the MAPK8 gene encoding mitogen-activated protein kinase 8 isoform X4 — translation MIIGLLNVFTPQKSLEEFQDVYIVMELMDANLCQVIQMELDHERMSYLLYQMLCGIKHLHSAGIIHRDLKPSNIVVKSDCTLKILDFGLARTAGTSFMMTPYVVTRYYRAPEVILGMGYKENVDIWSVGCIMGEMIKGGVLFPGTDHIDQWNKVIEQLGTPCPEFMKKLQPTVRTYVENRPKYAGYSFEKLFPDVLFPADSEHNKLKASQARDLLSKMLVIDASKRISVDEALQHPYINVWYDPSEAEAPPPKIPDKQLDEREHTIEEWKELIYKEVMDLEERTKNGVIRGQPSPLGAAVINGSQHPSSSSSVNDVSSMSTDPTLASDTDSSLEASAGPLGCCR, via the exons ATAATTGGCCTTTTGAATGTTTTCACACCACAGAAATCCCTAGAAGAATTTCAAGATGT TTACATAGTCATGGAGCTCATGGACGCAAATCTTTGCCAAGTGATTCAGATGGAACTAGATCATGAAAGAATGTCCTACCTGCTCTATCAGATGCTGTGTGGAATCAAGCACCTTCACTCTGCTGGAATTATTCATCGG gactTAAAGCCCAGTAATATAGTGGTAAAATCAGACTGCACTTTGAAGATTCTTGACTTTGGACTGGCCAGGACTGCAGGAACTAGTTTTATGATGACACCTTATGTAGTGACTCGCTACTACAGAGCACCTGAGGTCATCCTAGGGATGGGCTACAAAGAAAACG tTGACATTTGGTCAGTTGGGTGCATCATGGGAGAAATGATCAAAGGTGGTGTTTTGTTCCCAGGTACAGATC ATATTGATCAGTGGAATAAAGTTATTGAACAGCTTGGAACACCATGCCCTGAATTCATGAAGAAACTACAGCCAACAGTAAGGACTTATGTTGAAAACAGACCTAAATATGCTGGATATAGCTTTGAGAAACTCTTCCCCGATGTACTTTTCCCAGCTGACTCAGAACACAACAAACTTAAAG CCAGTCAGGCAAGGGATTTGTTATCCAAAATGTTGGTAATTGATGCATCTAAAAGGATCTCTGTAGATGAAGCTCTCCAGCACCCATATATCAATGTCTGGTATGATCCTTCTGAAGCAGAAGCT CCACCACCAAAGATACCTGACAAGCAGTTAGATGAAAGGGAACATACAATAGAAGAGTGGAAAG AGTTGATATACAAAGAAGTTATGGACTTGGAGGAGAGAACCAAGAATGGAGTTATACGGGGGCAGCCCTCTCCTTTAG GTGCAGCAGTGATCAATGGCTCTCAGCATCCATCGTCGTCATCATCTGTCAATGATGTGTCTTCAATGTCAACAGATCCAACTTTGGCCTCAGATACAGACAGCAGTTTAGAAGCATCAGCTGGACCTCTGGGCTGCTGTAGATGA
- the MAPK8 gene encoding mitogen-activated protein kinase 8 isoform X2 yields MSRSKRDSNFYSVEIGDSTFTVLKRYQNLKPIGSGAQGIVCAAYDAILERNVAIKKLSRPFQNQTHAKRAYRELVLMKCVNHKNIIGLLNVFTPQKSLEEFQDVYIVMELMDANLCQVIQMELDHERMSYLLYQMLCGIKHLHSAGIIHRDLKPSNIVVKSDCTLKILDFGLARTAGTSFMMTPYVVTRYYRAPEVILGMGYKENVDLWSVGCIMGEMVCHKILFPGRDYIDQWNKVIEQLGTPCPEFMKKLQPTVRTYVENRPKYAGYSFEKLFPDVLFPADSEHNKLKASQARDLLSKMLVIDASKRISVDEALQHPYINVWYDPSEAEAPPPKIPDKQLDEREHTIEEWKELIYKEVMDLEERTKNGVIRGQPSPLGAAVINGSQHPSSSSSVNDVSSMSTDPTLASDTDSSLEASAGPLGCCR; encoded by the exons TGCAGCTTATGATGCCATTCTTGAAAGAAATGTTGCAATCAAGAAACTAAGCCGGCCATTTCAGAATCAGACTCATGCTAAACGGGCTTACAGAGAGCTAGTTCTTATGAAATGTGTTAATCACAAAAAT ATAATTGGCCTTTTGAATGTTTTCACACCACAGAAATCCCTAGAAGAATTTCAAGATGT TTACATAGTCATGGAGCTCATGGACGCAAATCTTTGCCAAGTGATTCAGATGGAACTAGATCATGAAAGAATGTCCTACCTGCTCTATCAGATGCTGTGTGGAATCAAGCACCTTCACTCTGCTGGAATTATTCATCGG gactTAAAGCCCAGTAATATAGTGGTAAAATCAGACTGCACTTTGAAGATTCTTGACTTTGGACTGGCCAGGACTGCAGGAACTAGTTTTATGATGACACCTTATGTAGTGACTCGCTACTACAGAGCACCTGAGGTCATCCTAGGGATGGGCTACAAAGAAAACG TGGATTTATGGTCTGTGGGGTGCATTATGGGAGAAATGGTTTGCCACAAAATCCTCTTTCCAGGAAGGGACT ATATTGATCAGTGGAATAAAGTTATTGAACAGCTTGGAACACCATGCCCTGAATTCATGAAGAAACTACAGCCAACAGTAAGGACTTATGTTGAAAACAGACCTAAATATGCTGGATATAGCTTTGAGAAACTCTTCCCCGATGTACTTTTCCCAGCTGACTCAGAACACAACAAACTTAAAG CCAGTCAGGCAAGGGATTTGTTATCCAAAATGTTGGTAATTGATGCATCTAAAAGGATCTCTGTAGATGAAGCTCTCCAGCACCCATATATCAATGTCTGGTATGATCCTTCTGAAGCAGAAGCT CCACCACCAAAGATACCTGACAAGCAGTTAGATGAAAGGGAACATACAATAGAAGAGTGGAAAG AGTTGATATACAAAGAAGTTATGGACTTGGAGGAGAGAACCAAGAATGGAGTTATACGGGGGCAGCCCTCTCCTTTAG GTGCAGCAGTGATCAATGGCTCTCAGCATCCATCGTCGTCATCATCTGTCAATGATGTGTCTTCAATGTCAACAGATCCAACTTTGGCCTCAGATACAGACAGCAGTTTAGAAGCATCAGCTGGACCTCTGGGCTGCTGTAGATGA
- the MAPK8 gene encoding mitogen-activated protein kinase 8 isoform X5, with protein sequence MELMDANLCQVIQMELDHERMSYLLYQMLCGIKHLHSAGIIHRDLKPSNIVVKSDCTLKILDFGLARTAGTSFMMTPYVVTRYYRAPEVILGMGYKENVDIWSVGCIMGEMIKGGVLFPGTDHIDQWNKVIEQLGTPCPEFMKKLQPTVRTYVENRPKYAGYSFEKLFPDVLFPADSEHNKLKASQARDLLSKMLVIDASKRISVDEALQHPYINVWYDPSEAEAPPPKIPDKQLDEREHTIEEWKELIYKEVMDLEERTKNGVIRGQPSPLGAAVINGSQHPSSSSSVNDVSSMSTDPTLASDTDSSLEASAGPLGCCR encoded by the exons ATGGAGCTCATGGACGCAAATCTTTGCCAAGTGATTCAGATGGAACTAGATCATGAAAGAATGTCCTACCTGCTCTATCAGATGCTGTGTGGAATCAAGCACCTTCACTCTGCTGGAATTATTCATCGG gactTAAAGCCCAGTAATATAGTGGTAAAATCAGACTGCACTTTGAAGATTCTTGACTTTGGACTGGCCAGGACTGCAGGAACTAGTTTTATGATGACACCTTATGTAGTGACTCGCTACTACAGAGCACCTGAGGTCATCCTAGGGATGGGCTACAAAGAAAACG tTGACATTTGGTCAGTTGGGTGCATCATGGGAGAAATGATCAAAGGTGGTGTTTTGTTCCCAGGTACAGATC ATATTGATCAGTGGAATAAAGTTATTGAACAGCTTGGAACACCATGCCCTGAATTCATGAAGAAACTACAGCCAACAGTAAGGACTTATGTTGAAAACAGACCTAAATATGCTGGATATAGCTTTGAGAAACTCTTCCCCGATGTACTTTTCCCAGCTGACTCAGAACACAACAAACTTAAAG CCAGTCAGGCAAGGGATTTGTTATCCAAAATGTTGGTAATTGATGCATCTAAAAGGATCTCTGTAGATGAAGCTCTCCAGCACCCATATATCAATGTCTGGTATGATCCTTCTGAAGCAGAAGCT CCACCACCAAAGATACCTGACAAGCAGTTAGATGAAAGGGAACATACAATAGAAGAGTGGAAAG AGTTGATATACAAAGAAGTTATGGACTTGGAGGAGAGAACCAAGAATGGAGTTATACGGGGGCAGCCCTCTCCTTTAG GTGCAGCAGTGATCAATGGCTCTCAGCATCCATCGTCGTCATCATCTGTCAATGATGTGTCTTCAATGTCAACAGATCCAACTTTGGCCTCAGATACAGACAGCAGTTTAGAAGCATCAGCTGGACCTCTGGGCTGCTGTAGATGA